A portion of the Bacillus thuringiensis genome contains these proteins:
- the divIVA gene encoding septum site-determining protein DivIVA, protein MPLTPLDIHNKEFGRGFRGYDEDQVNEFLDQIIKDYELVIREKKALEEKVAQLEGKLDHFSNIEDTLNKSIVVAQEAAEEVKRNAQKEAKLIVREAEKNADRIINEALVKSRKVAFDIEELKKQAKVFRTRFRMLLETQLEMLNNDDWDKLIELEDEVDELLKKEETV, encoded by the coding sequence GTGCCGTTAACACCATTAGATATTCATAACAAAGAATTTGGTCGCGGATTCCGTGGCTATGATGAAGATCAAGTAAATGAGTTTCTTGATCAAATTATCAAAGATTATGAATTGGTCATTCGTGAGAAAAAAGCTTTAGAAGAAAAAGTTGCGCAGTTAGAAGGGAAGTTAGATCATTTCTCTAATATTGAAGATACGTTAAACAAATCTATCGTTGTTGCACAAGAAGCAGCGGAAGAAGTAAAACGTAATGCGCAAAAAGAAGCGAAATTAATTGTGCGTGAAGCTGAAAAGAATGCAGATCGTATTATTAACGAAGCATTAGTAAAATCAAGAAAAGTTGCTTTTGATATTGAAGAGCTAAAGAAACAAGCGAAAGTATTCCGAACTCGTTTCCGTATGTTATTAGAAACACAGCTTGAAATGTTAAACAACGATGATTGGGATAAACTAATTGAGTTAGAAGACGAAGTAGATGAACTGTTGAAGAAAGAAGAAACAGTGTAA
- a CDS encoding RNA-binding protein: MSIYEHFRPDEEVFVDKVLEWKRTAEYHQVKLTDFLDPRQQQIVSMVIGQGDVAVQFGGATPNAERKRALIYPDYLELNEEEFQVEVLEIDYPSKFYTLEHRQILGTFMSLGLTREKCGDILLQENRAQIVVAKEIVSYIEMNLQSIGKVKVSLVSVQGEQILQIHETWGEKSGTVSSLRLDVMLAEMLHLSRQKVQPFIKNGLVKVNWKTVEQTSYECYPGDVFSVRGYGRSKLFSVEGRTKRDKWRILYGILK, encoded by the coding sequence ATGAGCATTTACGAACATTTTAGGCCTGATGAAGAGGTCTTTGTAGATAAAGTGCTAGAGTGGAAGCGAACGGCGGAGTACCATCAAGTGAAATTAACAGACTTCCTTGATCCAAGACAGCAACAAATTGTTTCTATGGTAATTGGACAAGGAGATGTTGCTGTGCAATTTGGTGGTGCAACGCCTAATGCAGAGCGTAAAAGAGCACTCATTTATCCAGACTATCTAGAATTAAATGAAGAAGAATTTCAAGTAGAAGTATTAGAAATTGACTATCCTTCCAAGTTTTATACGCTAGAACATAGGCAAATATTAGGTACATTTATGTCACTTGGTTTAACGAGAGAAAAATGTGGTGATATTTTGCTGCAAGAAAATCGTGCCCAAATTGTAGTTGCGAAAGAAATCGTATCGTATATTGAGATGAACTTACAATCAATAGGGAAAGTAAAAGTCTCTTTAGTGTCAGTGCAAGGAGAACAAATTCTACAGATACATGAAACGTGGGGGGAGAAATCTGGAACGGTTTCTTCACTTCGTTTAGATGTTATGTTAGCTGAAATGTTACATTTATCTAGACAGAAAGTACAACCTTTCATAAAAAATGGTTTAGTAAAAGTCAATTGGAAAACAGTGGAGCAAACTTCTTATGAATGTTATCCAGGAGATGTTTTTTCTGTTAGAGGATATGGACGAAGCAAATTATTTTCTGTAGAAGGTAGAACAAAACGCGACAAATGGAGAATTTTGTATGGTATACTAAAATGA
- a CDS encoding YggT family protein, translated as MTTVLMVLSSAIEIYSWALIIYILLSWFPGAKESSFGEFLARICEPYLEPFRRFIPPLGMIDISPLVAIFALKLAKSGLFSLFSYFL; from the coding sequence ATGACAACAGTTTTAATGGTGTTAAGTTCTGCTATCGAGATTTACTCGTGGGCACTGATTATTTACATTCTCCTATCATGGTTTCCTGGTGCAAAGGAATCATCTTTTGGAGAGTTCTTGGCGCGAATTTGTGAACCGTATTTAGAACCATTCCGCAGATTTATTCCGCCGCTTGGTATGATTGATATTTCTCCACTCGTTGCGATTTTTGCGTTAAAACTTGCTAAAAGTGGTTTGTTCAGTTTGTTCAGCTATTTCTTATAG
- a CDS encoding cell division protein SepF: MSWSKVKYFFFDTPEEKEAAQYGYEKEQTDMKKQQDPPEQQDVTFPKAQPKQNVVSIETAKQSSKVVLLEPRTYSEAQGIADHLKGRRAVVINLQRMSTDQAVRIVDFLSGTVYAIGGDIQKIGPKTFMCTPENVDIVGAISELFGEEEETNIKRW, from the coding sequence ATGAGTTGGTCAAAAGTAAAATACTTCTTTTTTGATACACCGGAAGAAAAAGAGGCAGCTCAATATGGTTATGAAAAGGAGCAAACAGACATGAAAAAGCAGCAAGATCCACCAGAACAACAAGATGTTACGTTTCCGAAAGCGCAACCGAAGCAAAATGTTGTGAGTATTGAAACAGCAAAACAATCTTCAAAAGTTGTTTTATTAGAACCACGCACATATTCGGAAGCACAAGGGATTGCGGACCACTTAAAAGGTAGACGAGCTGTTGTAATTAATTTGCAGAGAATGTCTACTGATCAAGCGGTACGTATCGTTGACTTTTTAAGTGGTACTGTATACGCTATAGGCGGGGACATTCAAAAAATAGGACCGAAAACATTTATGTGTACACCTGAAAATGTAGATATTGTTGGTGCAATTTCAGAGTTATTCGGTGAAGAAGAAGAAACAAATATAAAGAGGTGGTAA
- a CDS encoding YggS family pyridoxal phosphate-dependent enzyme, whose amino-acid sequence MTVQENLVIVNEAIKESCARAGRSLQDVKLIAVTKTVGIEKTNEVIETGIIDLGENRNEGFLQKYEHFGSKVNWHFIGSLQTRKVKEIINEIDYLHSLDRLSLAKEIQKRADKKVKCFIQVKTSSEESKQGLAIEEVVSFIQSLQEFDKIEVVGLMTMAPFTEEEEEIRRCFKELRMLQTEVQELELLHAPCKELSMGMSNDYTIAIEEGATYIRLGTILVGKA is encoded by the coding sequence GTGACAGTACAAGAAAATTTAGTAATTGTAAACGAAGCTATTAAAGAATCTTGCGCTCGAGCTGGACGTTCGTTGCAAGATGTTAAACTTATTGCAGTTACAAAAACTGTAGGGATTGAAAAAACAAACGAAGTAATTGAAACTGGAATTATCGATTTAGGTGAAAATAGAAATGAAGGTTTCTTACAGAAATATGAGCATTTCGGTTCAAAAGTTAATTGGCACTTTATTGGCTCATTACAAACGAGAAAAGTAAAAGAAATTATTAATGAAATTGATTATTTACATTCGTTAGATCGTCTTTCCCTGGCGAAAGAAATTCAGAAACGTGCTGATAAGAAAGTGAAATGCTTTATTCAAGTGAAAACCTCATCTGAAGAATCGAAGCAAGGATTGGCAATAGAAGAGGTTGTTTCTTTTATTCAAAGTTTGCAAGAATTCGATAAAATTGAAGTGGTTGGACTAATGACGATGGCTCCATTTACAGAAGAAGAGGAAGAAATCAGACGCTGTTTTAAGGAATTACGTATGCTACAAACAGAGGTGCAGGAGCTAGAGTTATTACATGCGCCATGTAAAGAATTATCAATGGGAATGTCCAACGATTACACGATTGCAATTGAAGAAGGGGCTACATATATTCGTTTGGGAACGATTTTAGTAGGAAAAGCGTAA
- the pgeF gene encoding peptidoglycan editing factor PgeF: MREPFKYVDGILYLQAWKELGNITAGFTTKDGGISTGSFHAMNLGLHVNDIVENVHENRRILANKLQKPLENWVCSEQVHDHHVEKVGQQEKGSGVYSYEDGISKTDGIYTSNEDVLLTSCYADCVPLYFYAPSHGMIGLAHAGWKGTVQEIAKEMIQKWNAEGISSDEIHVAIGPSIGSCCYVVDDRVLTAAQKVINGAVPHQKISDGQYAINLKEINRILCVQAGIKEEHIVMSSLCTSCEEQLFFSHRRDQGKTGRMLSFIGFKEEGSK, encoded by the coding sequence ATGAGAGAACCATTTAAATATGTGGACGGTATACTGTATTTACAAGCGTGGAAAGAACTTGGAAACATTACTGCTGGATTTACGACAAAAGATGGTGGGATAAGTACGGGCTCCTTTCATGCGATGAATTTAGGATTACATGTGAATGATATCGTGGAGAACGTTCATGAAAACAGACGCATTTTAGCAAATAAGTTACAAAAACCATTAGAAAACTGGGTTTGCTCTGAACAAGTTCATGATCATCATGTTGAAAAAGTAGGACAACAGGAAAAGGGAAGTGGCGTCTATTCATATGAGGACGGCATTTCAAAAACAGATGGCATTTATACGAGTAATGAAGATGTTCTGTTAACGTCTTGTTACGCGGATTGTGTTCCGCTCTATTTTTATGCACCATCACATGGTATGATAGGACTTGCGCATGCTGGATGGAAAGGCACTGTACAAGAGATTGCAAAGGAAATGATTCAAAAGTGGAATGCAGAAGGTATTTCAAGTGATGAAATTCATGTTGCAATTGGGCCGTCGATCGGATCTTGTTGTTATGTTGTGGATGATCGTGTATTAACAGCAGCACAGAAAGTAATTAACGGTGCTGTTCCTCATCAAAAAATTTCTGACGGGCAGTACGCAATTAATTTAAAAGAAATTAATCGTATATTATGCGTACAAGCAGGCATAAAAGAAGAGCATATTGTAATGTCATCTCTTTGTACAAGCTGTGAAGAGCAACTATTTTTCTCTCATCGTCGTGATCAAGGTAAGACAGGAAGAATGTTGAGTTTCATAGGTTTTAAGGAGGAAGGAAGCAAGTGA
- a CDS encoding YlmC/YmxH family sporulation protein, translating to MVIRISELQMKDVINISDGKRIGNIGDIEIDMNTGKVCSVIISKQTRMLGIFGKDVEIVIPWKEIVKIGEDVILVRVDPVNTVTESIQTPTIS from the coding sequence ATGGTGATACGAATTTCAGAGTTACAGATGAAGGATGTTATAAATATTTCAGATGGAAAAAGGATTGGGAATATTGGAGATATTGAAATTGATATGAACACAGGGAAAGTTTGTTCTGTTATTATTTCCAAACAGACACGTATGCTAGGTATTTTTGGAAAAGATGTTGAAATTGTAATTCCTTGGAAGGAAATTGTGAAAATTGGGGAGGATGTCATACTTGTAAGAGTAGATCCTGTTAATACTGTAACAGAATCAATACAAACACCGACAATTTCATAA
- the sigG gene encoding RNA polymerase sporulation sigma factor SigG, with product MTRNKVEICGVDTAKLPVLKNDEMRKLFREMQSGEISAREKLVNGNLRLVLSVIQRFNNRGEYVDDLFQVGCIGLMKSIDNFDLGQNVKFSTYAVPMIIGEIRRYLRDNNPIRVSRSLRDIAYKALQVREKLIAENSKEPTAMDIAKVLEVTHEEIVFALDAIQDPVSLFEPIYNDGGDPIFVMDQLSDEKQKDEQWVEELALKEGMKRLNDREKMIIRKRFFQGKTQMEVAEEIGISQAQVSRLEKSAIKQMNKTIQG from the coding sequence TTGACGAGAAACAAAGTAGAAATTTGCGGTGTTGATACAGCTAAACTTCCCGTACTAAAAAATGATGAAATGCGTAAATTATTTCGTGAAATGCAAAGTGGAGAGATAAGCGCAAGAGAGAAATTAGTGAATGGAAACTTACGTCTTGTACTGAGCGTCATCCAAAGATTTAATAACAGAGGAGAATATGTTGACGATTTATTTCAAGTTGGTTGCATCGGACTTATGAAATCCATTGATAATTTTGATTTAGGCCAAAATGTAAAATTTTCAACGTATGCTGTGCCGATGATTATTGGGGAAATACGCAGATATTTGCGTGATAACAACCCGATTCGCGTATCTCGATCATTACGAGATATTGCGTATAAAGCGTTACAAGTTAGAGAGAAATTGATTGCAGAAAATTCAAAAGAACCAACAGCAATGGATATTGCAAAAGTGCTTGAAGTGACTCATGAAGAAATTGTTTTTGCATTAGACGCGATTCAAGATCCAGTTTCATTATTTGAACCGATTTATAATGATGGGGGAGATCCTATCTTTGTTATGGATCAGTTAAGTGATGAAAAACAAAAGGACGAGCAGTGGGTTGAAGAACTAGCGTTGAAAGAAGGAATGAAGCGTTTAAATGATCGAGAGAAAATGATTATTAGAAAACGTTTCTTCCAAGGAAAGACACAGATGGAAGTTGCAGAAGAAATTGGGATTTCCCAAGCGCAAGTATCACGTTTAGAGAAGTCAGCTATTAAACAAATGAATAAAACGATTCAAGGATAA
- the sigE gene encoding RNA polymerase sporulation sigma factor SigE: MMKLKFYLVYLWYKVLLKLGIKTDEIYYIGGSEALPPPLTKEEEEVLLNKLPKGDQAARSLLIERNLRLVVYIARKFENTGINIEDLISIGTIGLIKAVNTFNPEKKIKLATYASRCIENEILMHLRRNNKNRSEVSFDEPLNIDWDGNELLLSDVLGTDDDIITKDLEATVDRHLLMKALHQLNDREKQIMELRFGLAGEEEKTQKDVADMLGISQSYISRLEKRIIKRLRKEFNKMV, translated from the coding sequence ATGATGAAATTAAAATTTTATTTAGTATACCTTTGGTATAAAGTATTGCTGAAATTAGGAATTAAGACCGATGAAATTTATTATATTGGTGGAAGTGAAGCGTTGCCACCACCGTTAACGAAAGAAGAAGAGGAAGTTCTTTTGAATAAATTGCCAAAAGGAGATCAGGCAGCAAGGTCATTACTTATTGAACGTAACTTAAGGCTCGTTGTATATATAGCAAGAAAGTTTGAAAATACAGGGATAAATATTGAAGATTTAATTAGTATAGGAACAATCGGCCTTATTAAAGCGGTAAATACATTTAATCCAGAAAAGAAAATAAAATTAGCAACATATGCATCGCGTTGTATAGAAAATGAAATTTTAATGCATTTACGTCGGAATAACAAAAATCGTTCGGAAGTTTCTTTTGATGAACCGCTAAACATTGATTGGGATGGGAATGAACTGTTGTTGTCTGACGTGTTAGGTACAGATGATGATATTATTACAAAAGATTTAGAAGCTACTGTAGATCGTCACCTTTTAATGAAAGCATTACACCAATTAAATGATCGTGAAAAACAAATTATGGAACTTCGGTTTGGGCTTGCTGGAGAAGAGGAAAAGACGCAAAAAGATGTGGCGGATATGCTTGGGATTTCACAGTCATACATTTCACGTTTAGAAAAAAGAATCATAAAAAGATTACGAAAAGAATTTAATAAAATGGTGTAA
- the spoIIGA gene encoding sigma-E processing peptidase SpoIIGA, with product MVVYADVVWLLNACIDFLLLLLTATVLKKKIKRWRLVLGAFIGSTIVIFAFTPFASMMTHPIMKLLYSLLIVYTAFGFTTFRNYAQTVFTFYFVTFMVGGGLIGTHFFLQTNEMVNGLVQSQSISYGDPISWLFVIFGFPVIYYFSKKRIESVEVTKIHYDQIVKVKIQLAEEELELAGLIDSGNQLYDPLTKTPVMIMHVSSLEHCLPSWLTEQIYSKTEIPQIPENDSGWATKLRLIPFRAVGVESQFLWAIKPDSVQVDHEGSSIVVNKVLIGLNTQQLSTNGEYQCIVHPKMLISQKMVIA from the coding sequence TTGGTTGTTTACGCCGACGTTGTTTGGTTGTTAAACGCCTGCATTGATTTTCTTTTGCTTTTATTAACAGCTACCGTGTTAAAAAAGAAGATCAAAAGATGGAGGCTTGTGTTAGGGGCATTTATAGGTTCAACTATTGTTATTTTTGCCTTTACTCCTTTTGCTTCTATGATGACACATCCAATTATGAAACTACTGTACTCGTTGCTTATTGTGTATACAGCATTTGGGTTTACAACATTTAGAAATTATGCACAAACTGTTTTTACTTTTTACTTTGTAACCTTTATGGTTGGCGGAGGATTAATTGGAACTCATTTCTTTTTGCAAACGAATGAAATGGTAAATGGATTGGTTCAATCTCAGTCAATTTCTTACGGCGATCCAATTAGTTGGTTATTTGTTATTTTTGGTTTTCCGGTAATTTATTATTTTTCTAAAAAGCGTATTGAAAGCGTAGAGGTCACGAAAATACACTATGACCAAATTGTGAAAGTAAAAATTCAATTGGCCGAAGAAGAACTAGAACTGGCAGGTCTTATTGACAGTGGGAACCAACTTTACGACCCATTAACAAAAACACCCGTTATGATTATGCATGTTTCATCATTAGAACATTGCTTACCATCTTGGTTAACAGAACAAATTTATTCCAAAACAGAAATTCCTCAAATACCAGAAAATGATTCTGGTTGGGCGACAAAATTACGTTTAATTCCTTTCCGTGCAGTAGGAGTAGAAAGTCAATTTTTGTGGGCAATTAAGCCTGACAGTGTGCAAGTTGATCATGAAGGTAGTTCTATTGTTGTAAACAAAGTATTAATTGGATTAAATACACAACAACTGTCTACTAATGGGGAGTATCAATGTATTGTGCATCCAAAAATGTTGATTTCACAAAAAATGGTGATCGCTTAA
- the ftsZ gene encoding cell division protein FtsZ: MLEFDTTQDQLANIKVIGVGGGGNNAVNRMIEHGVQGVDFIAVNTDAQALNLSKAETKMQIGGKLTRGLGAGANPEVGKKAAEESKEQIQEALRGADMVFVTAGMGGGTGTGAAPVVAQVAKELGALTVGVVTRPFTFEGRKRATQAASGIAAFKENVDTLIVIPNDRLLEIVDKNTPMLEAFREADNVLRQGVQGISDLIATPGLINLDFADVKTIMSNRGSALMGIGSGNGENRAAEAAKKAISSPLLETSIDGAQGVIMNITGGANLSLYEVQEAADIVASASDPEVNMIFGSVINEGLKDDIVVTVIATGFDDSIATQPPKPIIRPNANHTQQQQQPVAQPSKQREVKREMKREEPVVHERHSDSDDIDIPAFLRNRRRR; this comes from the coding sequence ATGTTAGAGTTTGATACTACTCAAGATCAATTAGCGAATATAAAAGTTATCGGTGTCGGCGGTGGCGGAAACAATGCTGTAAACCGTATGATTGAACACGGTGTACAAGGTGTAGACTTTATCGCTGTGAACACTGATGCACAAGCATTAAATCTATCAAAAGCTGAAACGAAAATGCAAATTGGTGGAAAATTAACGCGTGGACTTGGTGCAGGCGCAAACCCTGAAGTAGGGAAAAAAGCTGCAGAAGAAAGTAAAGAACAGATCCAAGAAGCACTTCGTGGTGCAGATATGGTCTTCGTAACTGCTGGTATGGGCGGTGGAACTGGAACTGGTGCAGCTCCAGTTGTTGCTCAAGTTGCAAAAGAATTAGGTGCTTTAACAGTTGGTGTTGTAACACGTCCATTTACTTTTGAAGGACGTAAGCGTGCGACGCAAGCAGCATCTGGTATTGCAGCATTTAAAGAAAATGTAGATACTCTTATTGTAATTCCAAACGATCGCTTATTAGAGATTGTTGATAAAAATACGCCAATGTTAGAAGCATTCCGTGAAGCTGATAACGTATTACGTCAAGGTGTTCAAGGTATTTCGGATTTAATTGCAACGCCAGGTTTAATTAACTTAGACTTTGCAGACGTAAAGACAATTATGTCTAATAGAGGTTCTGCTTTAATGGGGATTGGTTCTGGTAACGGGGAAAATCGTGCTGCAGAAGCAGCGAAAAAAGCGATTTCTAGTCCATTACTAGAAACATCTATTGATGGAGCTCAAGGTGTTATCATGAACATTACGGGTGGCGCTAACTTAAGCTTATATGAAGTACAAGAAGCGGCAGATATCGTAGCTTCAGCTTCAGATCCAGAAGTAAATATGATCTTCGGTTCTGTTATTAACGAAGGATTAAAAGATGATATCGTTGTAACTGTAATTGCAACTGGTTTTGATGATAGCATTGCAACTCAACCACCAAAACCAATTATTCGTCCGAATGCGAACCACACTCAACAACAGCAACAACCAGTAGCTCAACCTTCAAAACAACGTGAAGTAAAACGTGAAATGAAGCGTGAAGAGCCAGTTGTACATGAGCGTCATTCAGATTCAGATGATATCGATATTCCAGCATTTTTACGTAACCGTCGTAGACGATAA
- the ftsA gene encoding cell division protein FtsA has protein sequence MNSNEIYVSLDIGTSNVKVIIGEMVNDSLNIIGVGNVKSNGLKKGSIVDIDETVRSIKKAIEQAERMVGIHIEQVVVGVNANQVQLLPCHGVVAVSNEDREIGNEDVLRVLDAAQVVSIAPEREFIDVVPRQFIVDGLDEINDPRGMIGVRLEMEGTLITGSRTLLHNLLRCVEKAGLEIVDICLQPLAAATVAISSDEKNRGVALVDMGGGSTTLSIFKDGELQATSVLPLGGDHITKDIAIGLKTSTENADQIKLKYGHAFYDTASEEEMFTVPIMGSDQTEQYSQLELSDIIEARVEEILMFVQDEVRKLGVKQVASGYVLTGGIASMPGVLDLAYDILHENVRVATPDYIGVREPQYTSGVGLIKHSYQKAKLRGKNVQEKQEHFEPVPAPAPTPVQQQPAKQKTRNQNNNNQNDDRMMSKVKRVFRYLWD, from the coding sequence ATGAACAGCAATGAAATATATGTTAGTCTTGACATCGGTACATCCAATGTTAAAGTCATCATTGGTGAAATGGTTAATGACAGCTTAAACATTATTGGTGTTGGAAATGTAAAATCAAATGGTTTAAAGAAGGGATCGATAGTTGATATAGACGAGACTGTTCGATCAATTAAAAAAGCAATTGAACAAGCTGAGCGCATGGTGGGAATCCACATTGAGCAAGTTGTAGTAGGTGTCAATGCAAACCAGGTACAGCTACTTCCTTGTCACGGAGTAGTCGCTGTTTCAAATGAAGATCGTGAAATCGGGAATGAAGATGTCTTACGCGTTCTAGATGCAGCACAAGTTGTGTCAATTGCTCCAGAACGTGAGTTTATTGATGTGGTACCTCGACAGTTCATCGTAGACGGTCTTGACGAGATTAACGATCCACGCGGGATGATCGGTGTAAGATTAGAAATGGAAGGTACACTTATTACAGGCTCGAGAACTTTACTACATAACCTACTTCGTTGTGTAGAAAAAGCAGGTCTTGAAATTGTTGATATTTGTCTTCAACCTTTAGCGGCTGCAACAGTTGCTATATCTTCAGATGAAAAAAATAGAGGAGTAGCCCTTGTTGATATGGGGGGAGGATCTACAACTCTATCTATTTTTAAAGATGGAGAGTTACAAGCGACGAGCGTATTACCATTAGGTGGAGACCATATAACGAAGGATATTGCGATTGGGTTGAAAACTTCAACAGAAAATGCAGATCAAATTAAGTTGAAATATGGACATGCTTTTTATGATACAGCATCTGAAGAAGAGATGTTTACGGTTCCTATTATGGGAAGTGATCAAACAGAACAATATTCTCAGTTGGAATTATCGGATATAATAGAGGCTCGTGTAGAGGAAATTTTAATGTTTGTTCAAGATGAAGTGCGTAAGTTAGGAGTAAAGCAAGTGGCTTCTGGTTATGTACTAACTGGCGGAATTGCTTCTATGCCGGGTGTTCTTGATCTTGCATATGATATTTTACATGAAAATGTTCGTGTAGCAACTCCTGATTATATTGGTGTGCGTGAGCCCCAATATACAAGTGGAGTTGGATTAATTAAACATTCTTATCAAAAAGCTAAATTACGTGGGAAAAATGTGCAGGAAAAGCAAGAGCATTTTGAACCAGTACCAGCACCAGCACCAACGCCGGTACAACAGCAACCTGCAAAACAAAAAACTCGTAATCAAAACAATAATAATCAAAATGATGACCGCATGATGTCAAAAGTAAAACGTGTATTCCGTTATTTATGGGATTAA
- the divIB gene encoding cell division protein DivIB — translation MNNSKVIKLQDRVPKLKNQKKKNKKNVNHRLILYISILFLLVLFLIYFRSPLSNIKKISVFGNHYMTDEQVMKDSGVTYDTSYFRVTAHKAEENLTKRKEIKAVNVKKRFPNKIDIHIEEYLTIGYINKEGKLQPLLENGKTLDVLPNGKLPVAAPIFEPFKEEKMKELIAELEKLTPAILKSISEIRYSPTNANEDHLTLYMNEGYEVSTTIQNFAKRMEAYPLILKTIEPGKKVLIDLEVGAYTKELGAEEKKE, via the coding sequence ATGAATAATAGTAAAGTGATTAAACTACAAGATCGTGTACCAAAATTGAAAAATCAAAAGAAAAAAAACAAAAAAAATGTTAATCATCGATTGATTTTATACATATCAATTTTATTTTTATTAGTGCTCTTTTTAATTTATTTTCGGTCTCCGCTTAGTAATATAAAAAAGATTAGTGTGTTTGGAAATCACTATATGACGGATGAGCAAGTAATGAAGGATTCAGGCGTGACATATGATACAAGTTATTTCCGAGTGACAGCACATAAAGCTGAAGAAAACTTAACGAAGCGAAAAGAAATTAAAGCAGTAAATGTAAAAAAACGTTTTCCAAACAAGATTGATATTCATATCGAAGAATATTTAACGATTGGTTATATAAATAAAGAGGGAAAATTACAACCGTTATTAGAGAATGGAAAAACGCTTGATGTACTACCTAATGGAAAACTTCCTGTTGCAGCACCGATTTTCGAACCTTTTAAAGAAGAGAAAATGAAGGAGTTAATCGCTGAACTAGAAAAATTAACACCAGCTATTTTAAAATCTATTTCGGAGATTCGCTATTCACCAACGAATGCGAATGAAGATCATCTTACTTTATATATGAATGAAGGTTATGAAGTGAGCACTACGATTCAAAATTTCGCAAAACGTATGGAAGCCTATCCACTTATTTTAAAAACAATTGAGCCAGGTAAGAAGGTATTAATTGACTTAGAAGTAGGTGCATATACGAAAGAATTAGGTGCGGAAGAAAAAAAAGAATAG
- the murB gene encoding UDP-N-acetylmuramate dehydrogenase — MEQLVNELIEADVGRVLVNESLARYTTMKIGGPADILIVPKHVAGIEKTLQLVKQYKTKWTVIGRGSNLLVSDQGIEGVVIRLGEGLDHLEVEKHKVRVGSGYPLIKLSTLLSRQGLAGLEFASGIPGSVGGAVYMNAGAHKSDISSVLSKALILFEDGTIDWLTNKELEFSYRASVLQTKRPGIVLEAEFQLKAGKREEIVRSMQNNKDYRRETQPWNHPCAGSVFRNPIPHFAGDLVEKAGLRGYRIGGAQISEMHGNFIVNTGGASAQDVLSLIELIKYTIKDKFDVDMHTEVEIIGR; from the coding sequence ATGGAACAATTAGTAAATGAGCTTATAGAAGCAGATGTTGGTCGTGTTTTAGTTAACGAGTCGTTAGCACGTTATACAACTATGAAAATAGGTGGACCAGCGGATATTTTAATTGTGCCAAAGCATGTAGCCGGTATTGAAAAAACATTACAGTTAGTAAAGCAATACAAAACGAAGTGGACTGTAATTGGGCGCGGTTCAAACCTTCTTGTATCTGATCAAGGCATAGAAGGTGTTGTTATTCGTTTAGGAGAAGGATTAGATCACTTAGAGGTCGAAAAACATAAGGTAAGAGTTGGTAGTGGATATCCTCTTATTAAATTGTCAACTTTACTTAGTCGTCAAGGGCTAGCTGGATTGGAGTTTGCAAGCGGTATTCCAGGAAGTGTCGGTGGTGCAGTATATATGAATGCAGGTGCACATAAATCGGATATATCGAGTGTATTATCGAAGGCTCTCATTCTGTTTGAAGACGGTACAATTGACTGGTTAACGAATAAAGAACTGGAGTTTTCTTATCGGGCATCTGTATTGCAAACGAAACGTCCTGGTATTGTTTTAGAGGCGGAGTTTCAATTAAAGGCGGGAAAACGTGAAGAAATTGTACGCAGCATGCAAAATAATAAAGATTACCGCCGTGAAACGCAACCATGGAATCACCCGTGTGCAGGAAGTGTATTTCGGAATCCAATCCCACATTTTGCAGGAGATTTAGTAGAAAAAGCAGGGCTTCGTGGTTATAGGATTGGTGGAGCTCAAATTTCTGAAATGCATGGCAATTTTATTGTTAATACCGGGGGAGCTTCAGCGCAAGATGTATTGTCTTTAATTGAATTAATAAAATATACAATTAAGGATAAATTTGATGTAGATATGCACACAGAAGTAGAAATCATTGGAAGATAA